From Solidesulfovibrio carbinoliphilus subsp. oakridgensis, the proteins below share one genomic window:
- a CDS encoding sigma-54 interaction domain-containing protein: MAAPFTDADILRSLSGPLVAVDADGRVATSNPAALALFGPEAAGPGAALPLARPDLWQPVARCLAEAAPAGARIETAAGPLGLCVLPIVRDGRTVGATLVADAPVPGQTPALDSRLRSILDSVSDGIWICDGDGTILEINAASQRLNSIRAADYVGKNVQCIVAERMVDRSATLDVIATGRQASMIQHITRTGKQLLVTGTPVLDAAGAVALVVVNERDVTELLNLRQSLQNARTVEERYKSELAELSLFELSQKDIVAQSPQMQRTLRTLLKLAQMDATRILLLGESGTGKGLLAKFLHQVSPRAEKPFIQINCPAVPENLFEAELFGYERGAFTGAREGGKAGLIELAKGGTLFLDEVGDIPLSAQAKLLKYLDDHELRRLGGGESRIVECRVVAATNCDMEGLVERRQFRKDLYYRLNTFIVRIAPLRERRDDIFGLAEFYLSQQNARHGKAKRLSPRAMRLLEAYDFPGNVRELVNLIQKAFVMSDDDDLTEALDEALSGDGGPDTARPGPRRLVESTDQASLRRLREAMAACRTTRQMAAYLGISQATVVRKLKRYALHRD, encoded by the coding sequence ATGGCAGCCCCTTTTACCGATGCCGACATCCTGCGGTCGCTCTCCGGACCGCTTGTGGCCGTGGACGCCGACGGCCGGGTAGCCACGTCCAATCCGGCGGCCCTGGCCCTGTTCGGCCCGGAGGCGGCCGGCCCCGGCGCGGCCCTGCCGCTGGCCCGGCCGGACCTGTGGCAGCCGGTGGCCCGGTGCCTGGCCGAAGCGGCCCCGGCCGGGGCCCGCATCGAGACCGCCGCCGGCCCCCTTGGCCTTTGCGTCCTGCCCATCGTGCGCGACGGCCGCACGGTCGGCGCGACCCTGGTGGCCGACGCCCCGGTCCCGGGCCAGACGCCGGCCCTCGACAGCCGCCTGCGCTCCATCCTCGATTCCGTGTCCGACGGCATCTGGATCTGCGATGGCGACGGCACGATCCTGGAGATCAACGCCGCCTCCCAGCGCCTCAATTCCATCCGGGCCGCGGACTATGTCGGGAAAAACGTCCAGTGCATCGTGGCCGAACGCATGGTCGACCGGTCGGCCACCCTGGATGTCATCGCCACCGGCCGGCAGGCCAGCATGATCCAGCACATCACCCGCACCGGCAAGCAGCTCCTGGTCACGGGCACGCCGGTCCTCGACGCGGCCGGGGCCGTCGCCCTGGTGGTGGTCAACGAGCGGGACGTGACGGAACTCCTAAACCTGCGCCAGAGTCTGCAAAACGCCCGGACCGTGGAGGAGCGCTACAAGAGCGAGCTGGCCGAACTGTCCCTTTTCGAGCTGTCCCAGAAGGACATCGTGGCCCAGAGCCCGCAGATGCAGCGGACGCTGCGCACGCTTTTAAAGCTGGCCCAGATGGACGCCACCCGGATCCTGCTCCTTGGCGAGTCCGGCACGGGCAAGGGCCTGCTCGCCAAGTTCCTGCATCAGGTCAGCCCCCGGGCCGAGAAGCCGTTTATTCAGATCAACTGCCCGGCCGTGCCGGAAAACCTGTTCGAGGCCGAACTGTTCGGCTACGAACGGGGAGCCTTCACCGGGGCCAGGGAAGGCGGCAAGGCGGGGCTCATCGAGCTGGCCAAGGGGGGGACGCTGTTCCTCGACGAGGTGGGCGACATCCCCCTGTCCGCCCAGGCCAAGCTGCTCAAATACCTGGACGACCACGAACTGCGCCGGCTTGGCGGCGGCGAGTCGCGCATCGTCGAATGCCGGGTGGTGGCGGCCACCAACTGCGACATGGAGGGGCTGGTCGAGCGGCGGCAGTTCCGCAAGGACCTCTATTACCGGTTGAACACCTTCATCGTGCGCATCGCCCCCCTGCGGGAGCGCCGCGACGACATCTTCGGCCTGGCCGAATTCTACCTCTCCCAGCAAAACGCCCGCCACGGCAAGGCCAAACGGCTTTCGCCCCGGGCCATGCGTCTCCTTGAGGCCTACGATTTTCCGGGCAACGTGCGCGAACTGGTCAACCTGATCCAGAAGGCCTTTGTCATGAGCGACGACGACGACCTGACCGAGGCCCTGGACGAGGCGCTTTCCGGCGACGGCGGGCCGGACACGGCCCGGCCGGGTCCGCGCCGGCTGGTCGAGTCCACGGACCAGGCCAGCCTGCGCCGGCTGCGCGAGGCCATGGCCGCCTGCCGCACCACCCGGCAGATGGCGGCCTACCTCGGCATCAGCCAGGCGACGGTGGTGCGCAAGCTCAAGCGGTATGCGCTCCACCGCGATTGA
- the gabT gene encoding 4-aminobutyrate--2-oxoglutarate transaminase — MNTTEKAQELQALRDRYVPKGHPNATPFFVESAKGALLRDVTGREFIDFVGGIGVLNVGHCNPKVVAAVKDQAGRYLHTCSMVTLYEPYLQLAKRVSEAAPGDFEKKALFVNSGSEAVENAVKIARCHTGRAGVVAMKNAFHGRTLLTMSMTSKVKPYKFGFGPMASEVYQFPYYPYCYRCPLGLTYPKCGAACAEKLREFFIGTAAAEQIACIVAEPVQGEGGFVVPPVEFFTRLRALCDEFGIVFVADEIQSGFGRTAKMFAMEHYGVAPDLMTVAKSMGGGLPLAGVVGKAEIMDSVAPGGIGGTYGGNPLACRAGLAVFDAFDQDNLLVKAERLGNAVKRRFAAFKKTYALVGDERGLGAMRAIEFVSDRAEKTPCPEAAKGVAKYCQDNGLLVLSCGNFGNCIRVLMPLVITADQLKRGLDIMEDGIREVTKNLGK; from the coding sequence GTGAACACCACCGAAAAGGCGCAAGAACTGCAAGCCCTGCGCGACCGTTATGTCCCCAAGGGACATCCCAACGCCACGCCCTTTTTCGTCGAATCCGCCAAGGGCGCTTTGCTTCGCGACGTCACCGGCCGCGAGTTCATCGATTTCGTCGGCGGCATCGGCGTCCTGAACGTCGGCCACTGCAATCCCAAGGTCGTGGCCGCGGTCAAGGACCAGGCCGGCCGCTACCTCCACACCTGCTCCATGGTCACCCTGTACGAGCCCTACCTCCAGCTGGCCAAGCGGGTCAGCGAGGCCGCGCCGGGCGATTTCGAGAAAAAGGCCCTCTTCGTCAACAGCGGCTCCGAAGCCGTGGAAAACGCCGTCAAGATCGCCCGCTGCCACACCGGCCGGGCCGGCGTCGTGGCCATGAAAAACGCCTTCCACGGCCGCACGCTTTTGACCATGTCCATGACCAGCAAGGTCAAGCCCTACAAGTTCGGCTTCGGCCCCATGGCCTCGGAAGTCTACCAGTTCCCCTACTATCCCTACTGCTACCGCTGCCCCCTTGGCCTCACCTATCCCAAGTGCGGCGCGGCCTGCGCCGAGAAGTTGCGGGAATTTTTCATCGGCACGGCCGCGGCCGAGCAGATCGCCTGCATCGTGGCCGAGCCGGTCCAGGGCGAAGGCGGCTTCGTGGTCCCGCCGGTGGAATTTTTCACCAGGCTGCGCGCCCTCTGCGACGAGTTCGGCATCGTTTTCGTGGCCGACGAGATCCAGTCCGGCTTCGGCCGCACGGCCAAGATGTTCGCCATGGAGCATTACGGCGTCGCCCCGGACCTCATGACCGTGGCCAAGAGCATGGGCGGCGGCCTGCCGCTGGCCGGCGTGGTCGGCAAGGCCGAGATCATGGATTCCGTGGCCCCGGGCGGCATCGGCGGCACCTACGGCGGCAACCCGCTCGCCTGCCGGGCCGGGCTGGCCGTCTTTGACGCCTTTGACCAGGACAACCTGCTGGTCAAGGCCGAGCGGCTGGGCAACGCCGTCAAGCGCCGCTTTGCCGCCTTCAAGAAAACCTACGCGCTCGTCGGCGACGAGCGGGGCCTCGGCGCCATGCGGGCCATCGAATTCGTCTCCGACCGGGCCGAGAAGACCCCCTGCCCGGAAGCCGCCAAGGGCGTGGCCAAATACTGCCAGGACAACGGCCTGCTCGTCCTGTCCTGCGGCAACTTCGGCAACTGCATCCGCGTCCTCATGCCGCTGGTCATTACGGCGGACCAGCTGAAACGCGGCCTGGACATCATGGAAGACGGCATTCGCGAGGTGACCAAGAACCTCGGCAAATAG
- a CDS encoding ABC transporter substrate-binding protein: MKTGYKGLLLAGFVGAAVWTFGAVLAVSPAVAADKTIKIGNVEPLSGPSASVGVQGKQAREMAVEEINAAGGIKSLGGAKLELVYADSKSDPTVGVTETERLINTEKVNLMTGCWNSAVTYPATQVAERYGIPFVVPVAVRDTITERGFKNVFRIAAKDSWWVRDQFRFLKDMQEETGVKLKTIAFVFENGDWGTGFAEKWRELAKKDGYQIVLDEPYPSTATDLTPVVTKLKSANPDIVLLVSNAADAILLTNNMTEMQVRPKVVLASGGGHADPKFLENTGTNALGLFDEVEWNTDVNKPGAKETNAKFKKKYGYDLTGESVDAYAAVYVIADALERAASTDPAKIRDALATTNLTTGPGMIVSYDGVQFDETGQNKNAGIVIVQVADVNGQPERVTVWPKSARRAGYTPVFPANK, translated from the coding sequence ATGAAAACGGGGTACAAGGGATTGCTGCTGGCCGGCTTCGTCGGCGCGGCCGTCTGGACTTTCGGGGCCGTCCTGGCCGTCTCGCCGGCCGTGGCCGCGGACAAGACGATCAAGATCGGCAACGTCGAGCCGCTGTCCGGCCCGTCGGCCTCGGTCGGCGTCCAGGGCAAGCAGGCCCGGGAAATGGCCGTGGAAGAGATCAACGCCGCCGGCGGCATCAAATCGCTTGGCGGCGCCAAGCTCGAACTGGTCTACGCCGACAGCAAGTCCGACCCGACCGTCGGCGTCACCGAGACCGAACGGTTGATCAACACCGAAAAGGTCAACCTCATGACCGGCTGTTGGAACTCGGCCGTCACCTACCCGGCGACCCAGGTGGCCGAGCGCTACGGCATCCCCTTTGTGGTGCCTGTGGCCGTGCGCGACACCATCACCGAGCGCGGCTTCAAAAACGTCTTTCGCATCGCGGCCAAGGACTCCTGGTGGGTCCGCGACCAGTTCCGGTTCCTGAAAGACATGCAGGAAGAGACCGGGGTCAAGCTCAAAACCATCGCCTTTGTCTTCGAAAACGGCGACTGGGGCACGGGCTTTGCCGAGAAGTGGCGCGAGCTGGCCAAAAAGGACGGCTACCAGATCGTCCTGGACGAGCCCTACCCGAGCACGGCCACGGACCTCACCCCGGTCGTGACCAAGCTCAAGTCCGCCAACCCGGACATCGTCCTCTTGGTCTCGAACGCCGCCGACGCCATCCTTTTGACCAACAACATGACCGAGATGCAGGTGAGGCCCAAGGTCGTCCTGGCCAGCGGCGGCGGCCATGCCGATCCCAAGTTCCTGGAAAACACCGGCACCAACGCCCTTGGCCTCTTTGACGAAGTCGAGTGGAACACCGACGTCAACAAGCCCGGCGCCAAGGAAACCAACGCCAAGTTCAAGAAAAAGTACGGCTACGACCTGACCGGCGAGTCGGTCGACGCCTACGCCGCCGTCTACGTCATCGCCGACGCCCTGGAGCGGGCCGCCTCCACCGATCCGGCCAAGATCCGCGACGCCCTGGCCACCACCAACCTGACCACCGGACCGGGCATGATCGTCTCCTACGACGGCGTGCAGTTCGACGAAACCGGCCAGAACAAGAACGCCGGCATCGTCATCGTCCAGGTGGCGGACGTGAACGGCCAGCCCGAGCGCGTCACCGTGTGGCCCAAGTCCGCCCGCCGCGCCGGCTACACCCCCGTCTTCCCGGCCAACAAATAG
- a CDS encoding branched-chain amino acid ABC transporter permease, which yields MTAVIQATLGGIMMGAMYGLTALGLTLIFGVMKVVNFAHGSLLMVGMFSAYWLIKLTGIHPYLALVIVPPVLFVFGYYLQDVVIKPVFKAERQVREPLTVIIVTTGVWYVLDNLALMLFGAEYRTVRTAISNKSFALGQYIISVPKFSGFVVAVLTAVGLALFMRKTKIGMALRATSLDREAANLMGIDQYKVYNIAFGLGTAIAGIAGCVLIPFYYVYPSFGVVFDIRAFIIVVLGGLGSIPGALLGGLVIGVIESVFSQFMASTWTEAIIYAIFLVILFVKPSGFFGHKQDW from the coding sequence ATGACCGCGGTGATTCAGGCGACGCTTGGCGGCATCATGATGGGAGCCATGTACGGGCTGACGGCCCTCGGACTCACCCTGATCTTCGGGGTGATGAAGGTCGTCAACTTCGCCCACGGTTCCCTGCTCATGGTCGGCATGTTCAGCGCCTACTGGTTGATCAAGCTCACGGGCATCCACCCGTATCTGGCCCTTGTCATCGTTCCCCCCGTCCTTTTCGTCTTCGGCTACTACCTGCAGGACGTGGTCATCAAACCCGTGTTCAAGGCCGAGCGGCAGGTCCGCGAGCCGCTCACCGTCATCATCGTCACCACCGGCGTCTGGTACGTGCTCGACAACCTGGCGCTGATGCTTTTCGGCGCCGAGTACCGCACCGTGCGCACCGCCATTTCCAACAAATCCTTCGCCCTCGGACAGTACATCATTTCCGTACCCAAATTTTCCGGCTTCGTGGTGGCCGTGCTGACAGCCGTCGGCCTGGCCCTTTTCATGCGAAAGACCAAGATCGGCATGGCCCTTCGGGCCACGAGCCTCGACCGCGAGGCCGCCAATCTCATGGGCATCGACCAGTACAAGGTCTACAACATCGCCTTCGGCCTCGGCACGGCCATCGCCGGCATCGCCGGCTGCGTGCTCATTCCCTTCTACTACGTCTACCCGTCGTTCGGCGTGGTCTTCGACATCCGGGCCTTCATCATCGTGGTCCTGGGCGGCCTCGGCAGCATCCCCGGGGCCCTCCTCGGAGGACTCGTCATCGGGGTCATCGAGTCCGTCTTCTCGCAGTTCATGGCCTCGACCTGGACCGAAGCCATCATCTACGCCATTTTCCTGGTCATTCTTTTCGTCAAACCTTCGGGCTTTTTCGGCCACAAACAGGACTGGTAG
- a CDS encoding branched-chain amino acid ABC transporter permease, producing MSRKQLDRTLLVLAGLAAFALPLVVKSPTYLQILILLFFYAYLTTAWNLVGGFAGVLPLGHSLFVGIGAYTSTILTLQYGISPWIGMLAGGLLAALFGVIIGLPTFRMRGAYFCLCTIAFAEGIRVMVENIDNLGPLHINGPRGLLIPLKDASFWNYQFMSKEPYYYIILTLLVLVLALTWCISRSKIGYYLAAGGEEPEAAAALGINVANCKLLSMALSCFLTALAGTFYAQLMLYFYPKGLMGLDLSFEIAFIALIGGRGTIAGPVIGALVLRPVNEFTRIYLSDMLPGLHLVIFGLILILVMLYKPQGLTAPLAAVYDRLARKITREPEAAGVATEAVKGAAQ from the coding sequence GTGAGCCGAAAACAACTCGACCGGACACTGCTCGTCTTGGCGGGGCTGGCGGCCTTTGCCCTGCCCCTGGTGGTCAAAAGCCCAACCTATCTCCAAATCCTCATCCTGCTCTTTTTTTACGCCTACCTGACCACGGCCTGGAATCTGGTCGGCGGCTTTGCCGGCGTCCTGCCGCTCGGCCATTCGCTTTTCGTCGGCATCGGCGCCTACACCTCGACCATCCTGACCCTCCAGTACGGCATCTCGCCCTGGATCGGCATGCTGGCCGGGGGCCTGCTCGCCGCGCTTTTCGGCGTCATCATCGGCCTGCCCACCTTCCGGATGCGCGGGGCCTATTTTTGCCTGTGCACCATCGCCTTTGCCGAAGGCATCCGGGTCATGGTCGAAAACATCGACAATCTCGGGCCCCTGCACATAAACGGCCCCCGGGGACTGCTCATACCGCTCAAGGACGCCTCCTTCTGGAACTACCAGTTCATGTCCAAGGAGCCCTACTATTACATCATCCTGACGCTCCTCGTCCTGGTCCTGGCCCTTACCTGGTGCATCTCCCGCTCCAAGATCGGCTACTACCTGGCCGCCGGCGGCGAGGAGCCCGAGGCGGCCGCCGCCCTCGGCATCAACGTGGCCAACTGCAAGCTTCTCTCCATGGCCCTGTCCTGCTTCCTGACGGCCCTGGCCGGCACGTTCTACGCCCAGCTCATGCTCTACTTCTATCCCAAGGGACTGATGGGCCTCGACCTGTCCTTCGAGATCGCGTTTATCGCGCTGATCGGCGGACGCGGCACCATTGCCGGCCCGGTCATCGGGGCCCTGGTCCTGCGGCCGGTCAACGAGTTCACCCGCATCTACTTAAGCGACATGCTGCCGGGCCTGCACCTGGTCATCTTCGGGCTGATCCTGATCCTGGTCATGCTCTACAAGCCCCAGGGCCTGACCGCGCCGCTCGCCGCCGTCTACGACCGCCTGGCCCGCAAGATCACCCGGGAGCCCGAGGCCGCGGGAGTCGCCACGGAAGCCGTCAAGGGAGCCGCGCAATGA
- a CDS encoding ABC transporter ATP-binding protein, which produces MSNILEITGLTKHFGGLTAVSALDLHIAQGEILALIGPNGAGKSTVFNLVAGVYAPSEGVIHFKGKAIHGQKPWDLCRLGLARTFQIVKPFAGKTVLYNIMVGAFLHTNSTAKAREKAEEVMATLALDHLRDRLAGNLTIADRKRLEIGKALATDPELLLLDEVMAGLRPTEVDDMIGIIKGLRDRGVTVFVIEHIMRAVMALSDRVAVIHFGQKIAEGTPEDVTHDENVIKAYLGGDYDAA; this is translated from the coding sequence ATGAGCAATATCCTTGAAATAACCGGCCTGACCAAGCACTTCGGAGGCCTGACCGCCGTCAGCGCCCTGGACCTCCATATCGCCCAGGGGGAGATCCTGGCCCTGATCGGCCCAAACGGCGCGGGCAAGTCCACGGTCTTCAACCTCGTGGCCGGCGTCTACGCCCCGTCCGAAGGCGTGATCCACTTCAAGGGCAAGGCGATCCACGGCCAAAAGCCCTGGGATCTCTGCCGGCTGGGGCTGGCCCGCACCTTCCAGATCGTCAAGCCCTTTGCCGGGAAGACCGTGCTCTACAACATCATGGTCGGAGCCTTTCTCCACACCAACTCCACGGCCAAGGCCCGGGAGAAGGCCGAGGAGGTCATGGCCACCCTGGCCCTCGACCACCTGCGCGACCGCCTGGCCGGCAACCTGACCATCGCCGACCGAAAGCGCCTGGAGATCGGCAAGGCCCTGGCCACCGACCCGGAACTCTTGCTCCTCGACGAAGTCATGGCCGGCCTGCGCCCGACCGAGGTCGACGACATGATCGGCATCATCAAGGGCCTTCGCGACCGGGGGGTCACGGTCTTCGTCATCGAACACATCATGCGGGCCGTCATGGCCCTGTCCGACCGGGTGGCGGTCATCCACTTCGGCCAGAAGATCGCCGAGGGCACGCCCGAGGACGTGACCCATGACGAGAACGTCATCAAGGCCTATCTGGGAGGGGACTATGACGCTGCTTAG
- a CDS encoding ABC transporter ATP-binding protein has product MTLLSVEHIDVAYGDVQVINDLSLTVEEGEVVSIIGGNGAGKSSLLKAISGLLPPTSGVIRFRGEPIQALPPERIVERGIVHVPEGRRLFSLMTVAENLEIGAYTPRAHKVRAKTLRQVYELLPRLLERQAQTAMTLSGGEQQMVAIGRGLMALPGLLMLDEPSLGLAPILVKSIFDTLRKIADTGTTVLLVEQDVNHSLKLSDRGYVLEHGRVALSGQAGQLLENPHIKSAYLGI; this is encoded by the coding sequence ATGACGCTGCTTAGCGTGGAGCATATCGACGTGGCCTACGGCGACGTCCAGGTCATAAACGACCTGTCCCTGACCGTGGAGGAAGGGGAGGTCGTCAGCATCATCGGCGGCAACGGCGCCGGCAAATCGAGCCTTTTAAAAGCCATTTCCGGCCTTTTGCCCCCGACCTCGGGCGTCATCCGGTTCCGGGGCGAGCCCATCCAGGCCCTGCCGCCGGAGCGGATCGTGGAGCGGGGCATCGTGCACGTGCCCGAGGGGCGGCGGCTTTTCTCGCTCATGACCGTGGCCGAGAACCTGGAGATCGGGGCCTACACCCCCCGGGCCCACAAGGTGCGGGCCAAGACCCTGCGCCAGGTCTACGAACTTCTGCCGCGGCTCCTCGAACGCCAGGCCCAGACGGCCATGACCCTTTCCGGCGGCGAGCAGCAGATGGTGGCCATCGGCCGGGGCCTCATGGCCCTGCCGGGGCTCCTCATGCTCGACGAGCCGTCGCTTGGCCTGGCCCCGATCCTGGTCAAGTCCATCTTCGACACCCTGCGGAAAATCGCGGACACCGGCACCACGGTCCTGCTCGTCGAGCAGGACGTCAACCATTCCCTCAAACTCTCGGACCGTGGCTACGTGCTGGAACACGGCCGGGTGGCCCTTTCCGGCCAGGCCGGGCAACTGCTCGAAAATCCCCACATCAAATCGGCCTATCTCGGCATCTAA
- a CDS encoding aldehyde ferredoxin oxidoreductase family protein codes for MHGFYGRILSIDLGRREAVIEPVGDALLAAYLGGKGLATRLLLDRNPAGVDPLGPDNRLIFATGPLCGGVTWGASRFGVFTKSPQTGFYAESYAGGRTPQAVDAAGFDAIVITGAANTPVGLTIHPDGCDFHDAAPLWGKDVYESDEMARSAFTLPRADARRVGAVVIGPAGENLSRLAMIANERWRCAGRAGVGAVMGSKRLKAIVFQGDRQRVAADPAGLAAYAAAFAKRGVENKGVKAYKAMGTTMMVALMNTAGAFPAKYWSQGSCDHWKKISGETFHAEHAVKAHACAKCFMSCGRMATLSSGRHRGLTLEGPEYETIYAFGGLCMIEDMAEIVYLNDLCDRLGLDTITAGNLCAFTVEAVKRGRVAYPIAYNDPDGAARLIEDIAAGRGIGALLGQGIKAAARAWDLEDLAIHVKGMEPPGYDPRALKGMGLAYATSDRGACHLRTTFYKPELSGMIAPDAVAGKAALLIDFEDRLTIFDTLILCRFFRDLYTWEELAAVVSLATGLDASPGALRRRASAITDMTRTFNLREGLTLADDRLPARLHREALPDGRVLPEEDLDVMLNDYYRLRDWSAAGVPNRNPGP; via the coding sequence ATGCACGGATTTTACGGACGCATCCTCTCCATCGACCTCGGCCGGCGCGAGGCCGTGATCGAACCGGTGGGCGACGCCCTCCTGGCCGCCTACCTCGGCGGCAAGGGCCTGGCCACCCGGCTGCTCCTTGACCGCAACCCGGCCGGCGTCGATCCGCTCGGCCCGGACAACCGGCTCATCTTCGCCACCGGGCCCCTTTGCGGCGGCGTCACCTGGGGAGCCAGCCGGTTCGGCGTCTTCACCAAGTCCCCCCAGACCGGCTTCTACGCCGAGTCCTATGCCGGCGGCCGCACCCCCCAGGCCGTGGACGCCGCCGGGTTCGACGCCATCGTCATCACCGGCGCGGCCAACACCCCGGTCGGCCTGACCATCCACCCCGACGGCTGCGACTTCCACGACGCCGCCCCGCTTTGGGGCAAGGACGTCTACGAGTCCGACGAAATGGCCAGAAGCGCCTTCACCCTGCCCCGGGCCGACGCCAGGCGGGTCGGGGCCGTGGTCATCGGCCCGGCCGGGGAAAACCTGTCGCGCCTAGCCATGATCGCCAACGAACGGTGGCGGTGCGCCGGCCGGGCCGGGGTCGGCGCGGTCATGGGCAGCAAGAGGCTCAAGGCCATCGTCTTCCAGGGCGACCGGCAGCGGGTGGCCGCCGATCCGGCCGGGCTCGCCGCCTACGCCGCCGCCTTTGCCAAGCGCGGGGTGGAGAACAAGGGCGTCAAGGCCTACAAGGCCATGGGCACCACCATGATGGTGGCCCTCATGAACACGGCCGGAGCCTTTCCGGCCAAGTACTGGAGTCAAGGCTCCTGCGACCACTGGAAAAAGATCTCCGGCGAGACCTTCCATGCGGAGCACGCGGTCAAGGCCCACGCCTGCGCCAAGTGCTTCATGTCCTGCGGCCGCATGGCCACCCTGTCCTCCGGCCGCCACCGGGGGCTGACCCTCGAGGGCCCGGAATACGAGACCATCTACGCCTTCGGCGGCCTGTGCATGATCGAGGACATGGCCGAGATCGTCTACCTAAACGACCTGTGCGACCGGCTCGGCCTCGACACCATCACCGCCGGCAACCTGTGCGCCTTCACGGTCGAGGCCGTAAAGCGCGGCCGGGTCGCCTATCCCATCGCCTACAACGATCCCGACGGCGCGGCCCGGCTCATCGAGGACATCGCCGCCGGCCGGGGCATCGGGGCGCTCCTTGGCCAGGGCATCAAGGCCGCGGCCAGGGCGTGGGACCTCGAGGACCTGGCCATCCACGTCAAGGGCATGGAGCCGCCGGGCTACGATCCCCGGGCCCTCAAGGGCATGGGCCTGGCCTACGCCACCTCGGACCGGGGGGCCTGCCACCTGCGCACCACGTTTTACAAGCCCGAGCTCTCCGGCATGATCGCGCCCGACGCCGTGGCGGGCAAGGCGGCCCTGCTGATCGACTTCGAGGACCGGCTGACCATCTTCGACACGCTCATTCTGTGCCGGTTTTTCCGCGACCTCTACACCTGGGAGGAACTGGCCGCCGTCGTCTCCCTGGCCACGGGCCTCGACGCCTCGCCCGGGGCCCTGCGCCGCCGGGCTTCGGCCATCACGGACATGACCCGGACGTTCAATCTGCGCGAAGGCCTGACCCTGGCCGACGACCGCCTGCCGGCCCGCCTCCACCGGGAGGCCCTGCCCGACGGCCGCGTCCTGCCGGAAGAGGACCTGGACGTGATGCTTAACGACTACTACCGGCTGCGCGACTGGTCGGCCGCCGGCGTCCCCAACCGGAACCCCGGGCCGTAG
- a CDS encoding CBS and ACT domain-containing protein yields the protein MLVGDWMSTDVATVTEDVSMIKAGRIMREKKIRRLPVVDRDGRLVGIVSERDLKAASPSSATTLDMYEMTYLLSELKIKGLMTRNPVSIRRSDTVERAALIMRDRKFGSLPVIDEAGKVVGIITDTDIFRLFVSITGIDQGGIQIGVRLGTNEGSLKPVLDALRHHKARIISILSSYDQADPSLRDVSIRIQGLPELRERELRAVLGDTADILYWTRD from the coding sequence ATGCTTGTCGGCGATTGGATGTCAACGGACGTCGCCACGGTGACCGAGGACGTCTCCATGATCAAGGCCGGCCGGATCATGCGCGAGAAAAAGATCCGCCGCCTGCCCGTGGTGGACAGGGACGGCCGGCTCGTGGGCATCGTCTCCGAGCGCGACCTCAAGGCCGCTTCCCCGTCCTCGGCCACGACCCTTGACATGTACGAGATGACCTACCTGCTGTCGGAGCTGAAGATCAAAGGCCTCATGACCAGAAACCCGGTCTCCATCCGCCGTTCGGACACGGTGGAGCGGGCGGCGCTGATCATGCGCGACCGCAAGTTCGGCAGCCTGCCCGTCATCGACGAGGCCGGGAAAGTGGTCGGCATCATCACGGACACCGACATCTTCCGCCTGTTCGTCTCCATCACCGGCATCGACCAGGGCGGCATCCAGATCGGCGTGCGGCTTGGCACCAACGAGGGAAGCCTCAAACCCGTGCTCGACGCCCTGCGCCACCACAAGGCCCGCATCATCAGCATCCTGTCGTCCTACGACCAGGCCGACCCGTCCCTGCGCGACGTGTCCATCCGCATCCAGGGCCTGCCCGAACTCCGGGAGCGCGAACTGCGGGCCGTGCTCGGCGATACGGCCGACATCCTCTATTGGACCCGCGACTGA